One window of the Spirochaetota bacterium genome contains the following:
- a CDS encoding transglycosylase SLT domain-containing protein yields MKKLHYISYLLLFIIVIGLVDTKLFCKNLLELYSDPSYSEEGLLNAINYNPDNDSIFLPKLEGKDLFAAISDLSICRIPDVRKFLYIYLTKGREYTINAIKRSHLYMPLIKEQMQQYDGIPEDIALLPLLESAFNPYAVSKSNAVGIWQFVPSTAKVLGLQINEFVDERRDIVKSTNAALRHLNHLYNTFNSWELALLAYNGGCGYLSRTMRANGYHHFYDLIEAGVLRKETAEYVYRYAALVLIYKYPELFSIEQDLLKPDIEYEIEMVQLRYPVRINLLTEKCNIPSEVIKLYNPQLKREITPPKERNYILLLPKGSKEKIEEYKDQIYTLKFTSIKTHKVKSGETLSKIAKRYRASPTTIITINNITQPDFIHPGEILYIPIN; encoded by the coding sequence ATGAAAAAATTACATTATATTTCATATTTACTACTTTTCATCATAGTTATTGGGTTGGTCGACACAAAACTTTTCTGTAAAAATTTGCTAGAACTGTATTCAGATCCTTCCTATTCTGAAGAAGGATTGCTGAATGCAATCAACTACAACCCAGATAACGACAGCATATTTTTACCAAAATTAGAGGGAAAAGATTTATTCGCTGCTATTAGTGATTTGTCTATTTGCAGGATTCCCGATGTAAGAAAGTTTTTATACATCTATCTTACTAAAGGGAGGGAATATACTATAAATGCCATAAAACGTTCCCACCTTTATATGCCTTTAATTAAGGAACAAATGCAACAATATGATGGCATCCCTGAAGATATAGCATTACTTCCATTGCTTGAAAGTGCATTTAATCCCTATGCTGTCTCTAAAAGTAATGCAGTGGGAATATGGCAATTTGTGCCTTCTACAGCAAAGGTTCTGGGTTTGCAAATTAATGAATTTGTTGATGAACGCCGTGATATAGTAAAATCAACAAATGCCGCACTACGACATCTTAACCATTTATATAACACATTCAACTCATGGGAACTTGCTCTTCTTGCATATAATGGCGGCTGTGGATATCTATCCCGTACAATGAGAGCAAATGGCTATCACCACTTTTATGACCTCATTGAAGCAGGAGTGCTACGAAAAGAAACAGCTGAATATGTATACCGTTATGCAGCGTTAGTGCTTATTTACAAATATCCTGAACTGTTTTCAATAGAACAGGATTTACTGAAACCTGATATTGAGTATGAAATTGAAATGGTGCAGTTGCGCTACCCTGTAAGAATCAATCTACTCACGGAAAAATGCAATATACCTTCTGAAGTTATAAAGCTATACAATCCTCAACTCAAAAGAGAAATAACCCCACCTAAAGAGCGAAATTATATTCTTCTTTTGCCAAAAGGCAGTAAGGAAAAAATAGAAGAATATAAAGACCAAATTTACACACTCAAATTTACATCTATTAAGACACATAAAGTGAAATCAGGGGAAACCTTATCAAAAATTGCAAAGCGCTACAGAGCAAGTCCAACAACTATTATTACGATTAACAATATCACCCAACCAGATTTTATTCACCCAGGAGAAATTTTATATATTCCAATTAACTAA
- a CDS encoding cupin domain-containing protein: MDQLIENIGKKIQYFRKKNDITLKELAEKIHATPSLISQIEHGKANPSLATLKAIADVFNVPIGLFFENDVKRTAPSPVIRKNTHRRLLTDGNVSYTLLNPDSNEMEVILIDFPPGASTGEEHYHHDGYEVGYIIKGELTVTLEDNEYVLQQGDSISFKSLRPHKIKNHTSQSTLALWVNLVPWIFVK, translated from the coding sequence ATGGACCAGCTGATTGAGAATATTGGTAAAAAGATACAATATTTCCGCAAAAAAAATGATATTACGTTAAAAGAATTAGCTGAAAAGATACATGCAACACCAAGCCTTATTAGCCAGATAGAGCATGGCAAGGCAAATCCTTCGCTGGCAACATTAAAAGCAATTGCAGATGTATTCAATGTGCCCATTGGTTTATTTTTTGAAAATGATGTAAAAAGAACAGCTCCTTCTCCAGTTATACGTAAAAATACCCATAGGCGCCTGCTTACTGATGGAAATGTTTCATACACGTTATTGAATCCAGATTCTAATGAGATGGAGGTCATCTTAATTGATTTCCCGCCTGGTGCATCAACAGGCGAGGAACATTATCACCATGATGGATATGAAGTGGGATACATAATCAAAGGTGAATTGACTGTAACACTTGAAGATAATGAGTATGTATTACAGCAAGGGGACAGCATTTCGTTTAAAAGCCTCAGGCCTCATAAGATTAAAAATCATACTTCGCAGTCAACTTTAGCACTCTGGGTAAACTTGGTTCCATGGATTTTTGTTAAATGA